The Sardina pilchardus chromosome 19, fSarPil1.1, whole genome shotgun sequence genome window below encodes:
- the si:ch211-161h7.8 gene encoding thiosulfate:glutathione sulfurtransferase isoform X1 codes for MLSYLFVRRLCLSAIGETACGSGRRPITIQCCNVRTSAVNYKDVSPDPDSVVSYEKMQSMMSSKDIQLFDVRNPDEFQAGRIPGSINIPLNSLEQSLKLSPQHFELLFEAKAPGKEDDNIVFHCQGGHRSASALGIAKRLGYMRARHFAGGYREWAERDK; via the exons ATGTTATCTTATCTTTTTGTAAGGCGTTTATGCCTATCTGCTATTGGAGAGACAGCATGCGGCAGCGGAAGGAGGCCAATCACAATTCAGTGTTGCAATGTAAGGACGTCAGCTGTCAACTACAAAGATGTCTCACCTGACCCCG ATTCGGTGGTGTCTTATGAGAAGATGCAATCCATGATGTCCAGCAAAGATATCCAGTTGTTTGATGTGCGCAATCCTGATGAATTCCAAGCTGGACGCATCCCTGGCTCTATTAACATTCCAC TGAATAGCCTGGAGCAATCACTGAAGCTATCTCCACAACACTTTGAGCTTCTATTTGAAGCAAAAGCCCCTGGGAAGGAGGATGACAACATCGTTTTCCACTGCCAAGGGGGTCACAGAAGTGCATCAGCACTGGGGATTGCCAAAAGACTTGGCTACATGAG GGCTCGGCACTTTGCGGGAGGATACCGCGAGTGGGCAGAACGAGACAAGTAA
- the si:ch211-161h7.8 gene encoding thiosulfate:glutathione sulfurtransferase isoform X2 encodes MQSMMSSKDIQLFDVRNPDEFQAGRIPGSINIPLNSLEQSLKLSPQHFELLFEAKAPGKEDDNIVFHCQGGHRSASALGIAKRLGYMRARHFAGGYREWAERDK; translated from the exons ATGCAATCCATGATGTCCAGCAAAGATATCCAGTTGTTTGATGTGCGCAATCCTGATGAATTCCAAGCTGGACGCATCCCTGGCTCTATTAACATTCCAC TGAATAGCCTGGAGCAATCACTGAAGCTATCTCCACAACACTTTGAGCTTCTATTTGAAGCAAAAGCCCCTGGGAAGGAGGATGACAACATCGTTTTCCACTGCCAAGGGGGTCACAGAAGTGCATCAGCACTGGGGATTGCCAAAAGACTTGGCTACATGAG GGCTCGGCACTTTGCGGGAGGATACCGCGAGTGGGCAGAACGAGACAAGTAA